In Labrus bergylta chromosome 1, fLabBer1.1, whole genome shotgun sequence, one genomic interval encodes:
- the LOC109991283 gene encoding noelin-2-like — protein MSVPMLKIGAVLSTMAMVTNWMSQTLPSLVGLNGTIISPDGTHERIVSGLYPGSEEGWQVYSTASDPDGRCVCTVVAPARNLCKRDPRSRQLRLLTEQVQNVSQSMEVVDLRTSRDLQYFRDSEPLLRGVDGRLHTYVANPRTLTAKGLQELKGQMSQLRPLLSVVDQYRLDLQTLSTLRMELLNLSIMLASIQEEVGAYDYEELQQRVLLLETRLHSCMNKLGCGRLTSVSTPITVRASGSRFGSWMTDAMIPSSDSRVWSMDGYYKGKRVLEYRTMGDFTKGQNFVQHLLPHPWAGTGHVVYNGSLYYNKHQSNILVQYHFRSRSVLLQRSLSGAGYNNTFPYSWGGSSDIDLMADEMGLWAVYTSIPNAGNIMVSRLDPRSLDILQSWDTGFPKRSAGEAFIICGTLYVTNSHLAGAKVHFAYNTNTSTYEYTDIPFHNQYSHISMMDYNPRERALYTWNNGHQVLYNVTLFHVIRSDG, from the exons ACTCTGCCGTCGCTGGTCGGACTCAATGGAACCATCATCTCCCCCGATGGCACACATGAGCGGATCGTCAGT ggtTTGTATCCGGGCTCGGAGGAGGGCTGGCAGGTGTACAGCACGGCTTCAGATCCTGATGGCAGGTGTGTTTGCACGGTGGTCGCTCCGGCACGAAACCTCTGCAAACGAGACCCTCGGAGTCGACAACTACGCCTGCTGActgaacag gttcAAAATGTAAGTCAGTCCATGGAGGTGGTAGACCTGCGGACATCCAGAGACCTGCAGTACTTCCGAGACTCTGAGCCGCTGCTGAGAGGAGTGGACGGACGTCTACACACTTATGTTGCCAACCCTCGCACTCTGACGGCTAAGGgcctgcag GAGTTAAAGGGTCAGATGTCTCAGCTGCGCCCTCTCCTGTCAGTGGTGGATCAATATAGATTGGACCTGCAGACACTGTCCACTCTGCGAATGGAGCTTCTAAACCTGTCAATCATGCTGGCATCCATCCAAGAAGAGGTGGGAGCGTACGACTACGAGGAGCTTCAGCAGAGGGTTTTGCTGCTGGAGACCAGGCTGCACAGCTGCATGAACAAACTGG GTTGTGGTCGACTGACTTCGGTGAGCACCCCGATCACCGTGAGAGCCTCAGGGTCCCGCTTCGGCTCCTGGATGACAGATGCCATGATTCCAAGCTCCGACAGCAGG gtGTGGTCAATGGACGGCTACTACAAGGGCAAGCGTGTGCTGGAGTACAGGACCATGGGGGATTTCACAAAGGGGCAGAACTTTGTGCAGCACCTGTTGCCCCACCCCTGGGCAGGAACCGGCCATGTGGTTTACAACGGGTCCCTGTACTATAACAAGCACCAGAGCAACATCCTG GTTCAGTACCATTTCCGCTCTCGCAGCGTGTTGCTGCAGCGCAGTCTGAGTGGAGCCGGATACAACAACACATTTCCCTACAGCTGGGGAGGATCCTCTGACATCGACCTCATGGCTGATGAGATGGGACTGTGGGCCGTCTACACCTCCATCCCAAACGCTGGAAACATAATG GTGAGTCGACTGGACCCTCGCTCCCTGGACATCCTGCAGAGCTGGGACACAGGGTTTCCTAAGCGTAGCGCAGGGGAGGCCTTCATCATCTGCGGCACTCTGTACGTCACCAACTCCCACCTGGCTGGAGCCAAGGTCCATTTTGCCTACAACACGAACACCTCCACGTACGAGTACACTGACATCCCTTTCCACAACCAGTACTCCCACATCAGCATGATGGACTACAACCCCCGAGAGCGAGCGCTGTACACTTGGAACAACGGACACCAGGTGCTCTACAACGTCACACTGTTTCACGTCATCAGGAGCGACGGATAG